The nucleotide sequence GTCGGCTGGTCGCCGCACGCCACGGCCAGCCGCGTACCCGGGACGTCGGCGTAGTCGGGCTCCGGCGGGTCCGCCGCCACGTCGGCCGCGGTCAGCCGGTCCGCCGGACGGCCGAAGACGGCCCGGGAAGCCTGGTCGAGGTCGCTCCGCAGCGCGGCGGGCGCGGGGGCGGCGGCCGTGCCGTCCATCGCGGCCGCGCCCTTGGTGAGGACCAGGGCGCCGGTCAGCCACTGCCGGGGGCTGCCGTTGCCGACGAAGACCGAGTCGAAGACGTCGGGCGGGATGCCCTTGGTCTTGAAGAACGCCCGCAGCCGCTCCCACTTGGCCCGGACCTCGGTGGCCGTCTTGCCGAGCTGGTCCGGGAACCGCCGGGCCAGCCACGGCGCGTAGACGCGGTCGAACTGGCGCTGGTCGATCTTCGGGAACGCTTCGAACGCGGCTTGGAGGCGCCCTTCGAAGTTCACGCTGGAGTCGAGGACCATCTTGCCGGCCTGCGCCGGGAACAGCGACGCGTACTTCGCGCCGAGCCAGGTGCCGTAGGAGAAGCCGAGGTAGTTCAGCTTCTCGTCGCCCAGCAGGCTGCGGATGAGGTCCATGTCGTGCGCGGTCTGCCAGGTGGTGATGAACGGCGCGAGCGCGTCGCTCTGGCACGCCTCCGCCAGCACGCGCGGCGTCCGCTGGTGCAGCGCGATGCTGGTTGCGGAGCGGTCGCGGGCGTCGAGCTCCTCGTCGTCCTGGGGCAGCCGTCCCAGGGGCACCCGGCAGATGTACCCCTCGTCCGTGCCGCCCTCCTGGCCGGTGCCCCGGGGGTCCATCCCGACGATGTCGTAGTGCTCGTTCACCGCCGGTTCCAGGCCGGCCAGCGCGCCCGCGAGCGAAGTGCCCCGGCCGCCGGGGCCGCCCGGGTTCACCAGGATCGCGCCCTGCCGGCTGCCGGTCGCCGTCACCCGGCTGATCGCCACCTGCAGGTCGGTGCCCGCCGACGGGGCGGCCCAGTCTCGCGGGACGGTGATCCGCGCGCACTGGGCTGTGGGAGTCCGGGGCTGGCTTTTCTGCTTGAACGGGCAGGCGCCCCAGGAGACCTCCTGACCCCGGTACGGCGCGAGCGGGTCGGGCGTGGTCGCGGCGGCGGGCGCCGTGGCCGCCACCAGGACCGAGACGGCCACCGCCAGCCCTGCTCGGGACGTTCGCACCGCAGATTTCCTTCCTCGCGCACCGGCCGGGCAAGATCCAATCACGACGGCCGGGGGAGCGGCAGCGCGAAAACCGCGGCTCGCCGTCAGGATTCCTTCGATCCGGTGAACGCGGCCGGGCAGCTCAGGTGCGGTACGGGCCGTGGTTCCCGAGATCGGGGCTGACCCGCGGGTGCGGGCCCTCCTGGCCGGGCACCGGCGTGACGGTGGCGCGCCACGCCGGGTCCGTCGCCGCCGGCTCGACGACCACCTCGGTGGCGGGCCGGACGTAGGTTTCGGTGCCGCGCGGCTCGCCGTCCCGGTCCTGGAAGTGGTTCTCGACGATCCGGTCCTGCCGGCGCTGGGCGAGCACGGCCAGCGTGAGGACGTGGGCCACGGCCATCAGCAGCAGGAAGATACCGAGCCGGCCGACCAGGGCGGCCGTCGAACCCGACCACTGCGGGCCGACGACGGAGAGCAGGGCGAGCACGCCGAAGGAGACGAGGTGGAAGACGGTCACCACCATCCACGCCAGCGAGCCGGTCCCCTCCCCGCCCTCCGGCCCGCTGAGGTAGCGCCGGCCACCGCGGTAGAGCACCTGGCCGTCGGCCACCACGAAGACCAGGCCGATGATCAGGAATCCGGTGAGGTCGTTGTCGGGCATGCGTCTCCTCCTCGTTTCCGGCGGAGTACCCGGCCGGGCCGGGTGCGGCCGCCGATTCACCGGAACGAGCGAGGGGTCGGTCCGCTCACACCGGGAATCATTCCCGGCCGCCGGACGTCTGAGGTCGTGTGAAGAAGATTGGCTTCCTCTCGTTCGGCCACTGGTCGGCGAGCGCGCACTCCGAGACCCGGTCGGCCGCCGACTTCCTGCACCAGTCGATCGACCTGGCGGTGGCCGCCGAGGAACTCGGTGTGGACGGCGCCTACTTCCGCGTGCACCACTTCGCGCGGCAGGCGGCGAGCCCGTTCCCGCTGCTCGCGGCGATCGGCGCGCGGACGTCGAAGATCGAGATCGGCACCGGCGTGATCGACATGCGCTACGAGAACCCGCTCTACATGATCGAGGACGCGGGCGCGGCCGACCTCATTTCCGGTGGCCGGCTCCAGCTGGGCATCAGCCGGGGATCCCCCGAGCAGGTGATCGACGGCTGGCGCTACTTCGGGTACGCCCCTGGCGAGGGCGAGACGGACGCCGACATGGCCCGCCAGCACACCGAGGTGTTCCTCAAGCTGCTCGACGGCGAGGGCTTCGCGCAGCCGAGCCCGCGGCCGATGTTCGCCAACCCGCCGGGCCTGCTGCGGCTCGAGCCGCACTCGGAGGGCCTGCGCGACCGCATCTGGTGGGGCTCCGGCTCGAACGCCACCAGCGTCTGGGCGGCGAAGCTGGGCATGAACCTGCAGAGCTCGACGCTCAAGGATGACGAGACGGGCGAGCCGCTGCACGTCCAGCAGCGCAAGCAGATCGAGGCCTACCGCGAGGCGTGGACGGAAGCCGGCCACGAGCGGGAGCCGCGGGTTTCGGTCAGCCGCAGCATCTTCGCGCTGACGAACGACCAGGACCGCGCGTACTTCGGCCGCGACCGCCACTCGCGCGACCAGGTCGGCATGATCGACGAGAACACGCGCGCGATCTTCGGCCGGTCCTACGCCGGGGAGCCCGACGAGCTCGTGGGGCAGCTCAAGGAGGACGAGGCGATCCAGGCCGCGGACACCCTGCTGCTCACCGTCCCGAACCAGCTCGGCGTCGACTACAACGCGCACGTGCTGGAGAACATCCTCACCCACGTGGCCCCGGAACTGGGCTGGCGCTGAGGAACGGCGGCCCGGTGGCGGCCGGGCCGGTCTCCGTTCAGCTGTGGGAAACGTTCAGGCCGTAGAACGCGACCCGCGCGCCCTTCGTCGTGCTGCTCGAAGAGGACTGGTTGTACGAGCCGGCCTTGAAGTACTGCTTGTACGCCTTGAACGACGACGGGATGCCGTAGTGCGTGGTGCTGCCGTTGACCGTGAGGTCGATGGTGTTGCCGCCGGAGATGCCGATCGTGTAGGTCCACGTCTTGCCGACCGAGACGTGGCCGACGGTGTGGGACGTCTGGCCGCCGTCGGGGGAGTTCTCCGTGCCCAGCACGATGTCCCCGCTCGCCCGGTAGTACAGCTCCAGCAGTGGTTTCGTCGACGAGCCGCCGGTGCCGAGGTGCACCTGGCCGACGCACACGTTCGACGTCACCGAGACCACGCGCAGTGTCGCGTTCAGCTTGTGCGACCCGCTGAGCGACCAGTTCGCGGCGGAGCCGTCGCGGTTCATTTCGCGCAGCTCCGAGCGCGCGTAGTTCGAATTCGGCGTCGTGACGCCCTTCTCCGGTGCCCAGAAGGTCATCGCGCCGTCGCGGGTGTCGGTGTAGAAGTAGCTGTCCTGGAAGCCGTTCGGGCCCTGCAGCCGGGACGACGAGATGGTCGTCGGGCTGCCCGGCGAGCCGACCGGCTCCTGCAGCTGCCAGACCGAGAGGTCGAAGTTGCCGCCCGGGGCCACGGACGGATCCGCCGCCAGCGCGGGGGACGCGGTGGCCGCGGCCAGCGCCGGGATCGCCAGGAGGACGAGCAAAGCACGAACACGCATCGTCGGGTGTCCTTTCGCGGTGGAACACACCATTCGTTCACGGACGTGAAATAAATGGTCTGGACAACCCGGCGGCGTGGACCCACGGTAGGTCGGCGGTCGCCCCGGTGTCAAGATCGCCGCGCACGCGAACGGGCCCGGCCGATCGCGAGGATCGGCCGGGCCCGTTCGGGGGTGGATCAGGCGAGGTCGAAGCGGTCGAGCTCCATGACCTTCGTCCACGCCGCGACGAAGTCGGCCACGAACTTCTCGCGGGCGTCTTCGCTGGCGTAGACCTCGGCCAGCGCCCGCAGCTGCGAGTTCGAGCCGAAGATCAGGTCGACCGCGGTGGCGGTCCACTTGACCTCGTCCGTCGCGACGTCCCGGATCTCGTAGACGTTCTCGCCGGACTCCGCCGCCTTCCACCGGGTGCCCGGCGCGAGCAGGTTGGCGAAGAAGTCGCCTGAGAGCACGCCCGGCCGGTCCGTGAGGACCCCGTGCGCGACACCGCCGACGTTGGTCCCGAGGGAACGCAGGCCGCCGACGAGGACGGTCATCTCGGGCGCGGTCAGGTCGAGCATGTAGGCGCGCTCGACGAGCAGCACCTCCGGCTGCAGCTTCTCGCCGGAGCGCAGGTAGTTGCGGAACCCGTCGGCGCGCGGCTCCATCACCTTGAAGGCGTCGACGTCGGTCTGCTCCTGCGAGGCGTCGGTGCGGCCCGGGTGGAACGGCACGGTCGTCTCGACGCCGGCGTCGCGCGCCGCCTTCTCGACGGCGGCCGAGCCGGCCAGCACGATGAGGTCGGCCAGCGAGATCTGCGCGCCGCCCGCCTCGTTGAACTCGCGCTGGATGCCCTCGAGGATCTCCAGGACCTTGCCGAGCTGCTCGGGCTGGTTGACCTCCCAGCTGCGCTGCGGCTCCAGGCGGATCCGGGCGCCGTTCGCGCCACCGCGCTTGTCGGTGGAGCGGAAGCTCGCGGCCGACGCCCACGCGGTCGAAACCAGCTCGGCGGTGCTCAGGCCGGACTCCAGCACCTTCGCCTTGAGAGCGGCGATGTCGGCGTCGCCCACGAGGTCGCCCTCGACGGCGGGCACCGGGTCCTGCCACAGCTGCGGCTCGGCGACCCACGGGCCGAGGAATCGGCTGACCGGGCCCATGTCGCGGTGCAGCAGCTTGTACCAGGCCTTGGCGAAGGCCAGCGCGAACTCGTCCGGGTTCTCCAGGAACCGGCGCGAGATCGGGCCGTAGACCGGGTCGAAGCGCAGCGACAGGTCCGTCGTGAGCATCGTCGGCTTGTGCTTCTTGTTCGGGTCGTACGGGTCCGGGATGATCTCCGGGGCGTCCTTGGCGACGTACTGCTTGCCGCCGCCGGGGCTCGTGGTGAGCTCCCACTCGAAGCCGAAGAGGATCTCGAAGAAGCGGTTGCTCCACTCGGTCGGCTTGTCGGTCCAGGTCACCTCGAGGCCACTGGTGATCGTGTCCGGACCCTTGCCGCTGCCGTGCGTGCTCAGCCAGCCGAGGCCCTGCGCCTCCAGGTTCGCGCCCTCCGGCTCCGGGCCCACGTGGTCGTCGGCGACGCCGGCGCCGTGGGTCTTGCCGAAGGTGTGGCCACCGGCGATGAGGGCGACGGTCTCCTCGTCGTTCATCGCCATCCGGGCGAAGGTCTCGCGGATGAAGTGCGCCGCCGCCTCGAAGTCCGCGTTGCCGCGGGGACCCTCGGGGTTGACGTAGATGAGCCCCATCTCGGTCGCGCCGACCTCGGGCGCCATCTCCGAGTCGCTGACGTAGCGCTCGTCGCCCAGCCAGTCGTCCTCCGGGCCCCAGATGACCTCCTCGGGCTCCCAGACGTCTTCGCGGCCGAAGCCGAAGCCGAAGGTCTTGAAGCCCATGGACTCCAAGGCGACGTTGCCGGCGAGCACGAGCAGGTCGGCCCACGAGATCTTCTGGCCGTACTTCTGCTTGACCGGCCACAGCAGGCGGCGCGCCTTGTCGAGGTTGGCGTTGTCGGGCCAGCTGTTGAGCGGGGCGAAGCGCTGGTTGCCGTCACCGGCACCGCCGCGGCCGTCGTGGATGCGGTAGGTGCCCGCGGCGTGCCAGCTCAGGCGGATCATCAGGCCGCCGTAGTGCCCGAAGTCGGCCGGCCACCAGTCCTGCGAGGTGGTGAGCACGTCGGTGATGTCGCGCTTGAGCGCCTCGACGTCGAGCTTCGCGAACTCCTTGGCGTAGCTGAAGTTCTCGCCGAGCGGGTTGCCCTTCGCGGAGTGGGCGTGCAGCACCGACAGGTCGAGCTGGTTGGGCCACCAGTCCTTGTTCGTGCGCGGACGGCCGCCCGTCTTCGGCGTCGGGGAGTCGATCGCCGGGTTTTCGCTCTCGCTTCCGTGCGAAGTCACCGAGTCGTGCGCGACCGGGCAACCGGCCGCCGCCTTCTTGTCCACGCCCTGCGCGCTGGACGGGGTGTCCTGGGTGGAGCTCATTTACTTCCTTCCGGGAGCGGCGAATCATTTCGGGGACGGTCGGCCGCGCAGTCGGGGCAGGTGCCCCAGTAGACGACCTCCGCCTGGTCGATCACGAAACCGTGGTCGTCCGAAGCGGTGAGACAGGGGGTGTGGCCGACGGCGCAGTCGACGTCGGCTATCGCCCCGCACGAACGGCACACGACGTGGTGGTGGTTGTCACCCACCCGGGCCTCGTAACGGGCGTTCGCCCCGGCCGGCTGGATGCGCCGGACGAGCCCGGTGTCGGTGAGCGCCCGCAGCACGTCGTAGATCGTCTGGTGCGACACCGCCGGGTGGTCGGCCCGCACCAGATCGATCACCGTCTCGGTGTCGACGTGGGGATGGTCGCGCAGCGCGGCCAGCACGGCCAGCCGGGGCCGGGTGACCCGCAGCGAGACCGCCCGCAGCTGCGCTTCGAAGTCTGACATCGCCGCCGACCCTAGGGCGTTTTCTGGAATGGGTCAAGTTATCGCCGGGGTGGATTCGGCCATCCGGGGTTCACGCTGAGTCAGCGGCATGGCTAGGCTCCGGGCATGCCGGACACGCAGTACGAAGACCTCCTCCGCCATGTCCTCGACACGGGCGCCCGCAAGGGCGACCGTACCGGCACGGGCACGCGGTCGATCTTCGGGCATCAGCTGCGCTACCGCCTGTCCGAGGGCTTTCCGCTGATCACCACGAAGAAAGTCCACTTCCGTTCGATCGCCTACGAGCTGCTGTGGTTCCTGCGCGGCGACGCGAACGTCTCGTGGCTGCGCGAACACGGCGTCACGATCTGGGACGAGTGGGCGGCCGAAGACGGTGACCTGGGCCCGGTCTACGGCGTGCAGTGGCGTTCGTGGCCGACCCCGGACGGCGGACACGTCGACCAGATCGCCGAGGTCCTGCGCACGCTGCGTGAGAACCCGGACTCGCGGCGGATCATCGTGTCGGCGTGGAACGTCGCCGACATCCCGCGCATGGCGCTGCCGCCGTGCCACGCGTTCTTCCAGTTCCACGTCGCCGACGGCAAGCTGTCCTGCCAGCTGTACCAGCGCAGCGCGGACCTGTTCCTCGGCGTGCCGTTCAACATCGCGAGCTACGCGCTGCTGACGCACCTGATCGCCGCCCAGGTCGGCCTCGGCGTCGGCGACTTCATCTGGACCGGCGGCGACTGCCACATCTACGACAACCACGTCGACCAGGTCCGCACGCAGCTGGCCCGCGAGGCGCGGCCCTTCCCCACGCTGGGGCTGAAGCCGGCCGACAGCCTGTTCGAGTACACCTACGAGCACTTTTCGGTCGAGGGTTACGACCCGCACCCGGGCATCAAGGCACCGGTGGCGGTGTGATCGGGCTGGTCTGGGCGCAGGCGGCGAACGGGGTCATCGGACGGGACGGCGAGCTGCCCTGGCACCTGCCGGAGGACCTGCGGCACTTCAAGGAGCTGACCGCGGGGGCGGCGGTGGTGATGGGCCGCCGCACGTGGGAGTCGCTGCCGCCGCGCTTCCGGCCGCTGCCGGGGCGGCGCAACCTCGTGCTCTCGGGGACCCCGCAGGAGGGCGCCGAGACGTTCGCGGACCTGCCGTCGGCGCTCGCCGCGGTGCCCGGCGACCGGTGGGTGATCGGCGGCGCGGCGGTGTACCGGGCGGCGCTGCCGTTCGCGGACCGGATCGTGGTCACGGAGATCCGGGAGTCCTTCGAGGGGGACACGTACGCGCCGGAGGTCGGGCGGCCGGCGGACTCCGTGGGGGAGTGGCTGGAGTCCTCGGCCGGGCTGCACTACCGCTTCCTGACCTGGGGCTGAGGCCCGCTCCGCCGGTCCGGCCGCAGTGAATGACTCATTCCTGGCGTCCGACGCCAGGAATGAGTCATTCACTGCGCTTGCCGGTGCGGGCCGTTGCGCTCTCCGGGGTCGGCGCTATACGGTTGGCGCGAACTAGAACAGGTTATAGTTCTAGTGGCCGGTCGTACCGAGGAGCGAGTATGGCGAACAGGGCGGCGCGCGGCGACGAGGCCGACTACGTCGTCGTCGGGTCGGGGAGCTCGGGCGCGGCGATCGCGGGCCGGCTCGCCCAGGCCGGGGCCAGCGTGATCGTCCTGGAAGCCGGGACGAGCGATGCGCAGCTGCTCATCAAGAAACCCGGGCTCGTCGGGCCGATGCACGCCGTGCCGCAGCTCAAGAAGCCGCTCGACTGGGGCTACTACGGCATTCCGCAGAAACACGTTCTCGATCGGCGGATGCCGGTGCCGCGCGGCCGGGTCGTCGGCGGCTCGAGCTCCATCAACGGCATGGTCTACGTCCGCGGCAACCGCGCCAACTTCGACTCCTGGGCCGCCGAAGGCAACACCGGCTGGGACGCCGACAGCGTCAACGCGGCCTACAAGCGCATGGAGGACTTCGAAGACGGCGAGAACGCCTTCCGCGGCGCGGGCGGGCCGATCCGGGTCACCCGCGCGAAGAACCCTCAGGAAGGCTCGCTGCAGTTCGTCGACGCCACCGCCGACGCGCTCGGCTGCAAGATCCTCGACGACTACAACGCCGAGTCCCAAGAAGGCGTCAGCCGGATGCAGCAGAACGCCGCCGACGGCCTGCGCTACAGCGCCTCGCGCGGCTACCTCCACCACGCGCCCCCGAACTTGCAGCTGCAGTCCGGGGTGCTGGTCGAGAAGGTGCTCATCGAGAACGGCCGCGCCGTCGGCGTCGAGGTCGTCGACGGGCGCCGCCGGCGCACCATCCGGGCCGGCAAGGAGGTCATCCTCTCCGCCGGCGTCATCGGCTCCGCGCAGCTGCTCATGCTCTCCGGCATCGGCCACGCCGAGCACCTCAAGGAACACGGCATCGACGTCGTCGCCGACCTGCCCGTCGGCGACAACATGCACGACCACATGTTCCACGCCCTCACATTCCACGTGACCACCAGCAAGAACAAGGGCACGGCGCCGTACTTCGCCCGCGGGCTGGCCCGGGAGCTGCTGCGCCCCGGCACCACGTTCCTGGCGAACTCGGTCTTCGAGGCGGTCGCGTTCCTGCGGACCTCGCAGGCCGGGGCGATCCCCGACTTGCAGCTGCACCTCCTGCCGTGGGCCTACGTCTCGCCCAACCAGGACGCGCCGATCCGGCACGACGTCGACAAGCGCCCGGCGCTCACCGTGCTGACGACGCTCATCTACCCCAAGAGCCGCGGCACGCTGCGCCTCGCCTCGGCCGATCCCGCAGCGGCCCCGGTCATCGACTTCCAGTACCTGTCCGATCCGGCCGACCTCGAGCTGCTCGGCGAAGGCTCGGAAATGGTGCGCGAGATCTTCGCGTCCAAGGCGTTCAAGGGCGCGGTCAAGGAAGAGATCCACCCGGGCAAGGACCTCACGGGCCAGCAGCTGCGCGACGCCATCCTCAACCGTGCGACGTCGGTCTACCACGGTGTCGGCACCTGCCGGATGGGTGTCGACGAGCTCGCCGTCGTCGGCCCCGACCTGCGCGTGCGCGGGGTCGAGGGCCTGCGGGTCTGCGACGCTTCGATCATGCCGTCGATCACCGGCGGCAACACCAACGCGCCCTGCATCATGATCGGGGAAATGGGCGCCCAGCTCGTCCTCGGGAGCCGGTCATGACGCTCACCCCGCTCGAACTCACCCGTCCGGCGTCGGTCACCGACGCCTTCCTGGAGCAGCTCGTGGCCCGGGTGCCCGGCTCGTCCGGCGCGACCTGGAAGCTCACCGAGGTCTACACCGGCGACGTGCTCGTCGAGCTGCCGCAGTCGCCGCCCGAGGACATCGAGCGGGCGTTCGCCGTCGCGCGCGAGGCCCAGCGGAAGTGGGCGGCCACGCCGGTGAAGGAGCGGCTGGCGGTGTTCCGGCGGGCGCACGCGCTGTTCGTCGAGCACGCGCGGACCGTCGCCGACCTCATCCAGGTCGAGAGCGGCAAGAACCGGCGGATGGCGATCGAAGAGACCTGCGACCCGCCGATGGTGATGAGCCACTACCTGAAGCGGGCCGCGAAGCTGCTGGCGCCGACGAAGCGCGGCGGCCCGGTCCCGATGCTGACGACGTCGACCGAAGTCCGGCTGCCCAAGGGGGTCGTCGGGATCATCGCGCCGTGGAACTTCCCGTTCGCCACCGGGGTTTCCGACGCGATCCCGGCGTTGATGGCCGGCAACGCGGTGGTGCTGAAGCCCGACAACAAGACCGCGCTGTCGCCGCTCTACGGCGTCCGGCTGCTGGAGCAGGCGGGGCTGCCGGAAGGGCTGTTCCAGGTGGTGTGCGGCGAGGGCCCGGACGTCGGCCCCACGCTGATCGACCACGCCGACTACGTGATGTTCACCGGTTCCACGGCGACCGGCCGGGTGATCGGCGAGCGCGCGGGCCGCAACCTCATCGGCTGCTGCCTCGAGCTCGGCGGGAAGAACCCGATGATCGTGCTGGAAGACGCCGATTTTGCCGAGGCCGTCCAGGGTGCGATCTTCGGCGCGTTCGGCAACACCGGTCAGATCTGCATGCACATCGAGCGGATCTACCTGCCGGAATCCCGGTACGAGGAGTTCAAGACGGCGTTCGTGGCGGCGGCCTCGGCCCTCGACGTCCGCGCGGCGTACGACTTCGGCCCCGACATGGGTTCGCTGGTCTCGGTCGACCACATGCGCCGCGTCAAGTCCCATGTGGACGATGCGGTCGCCAAGGGCGCCACCGTTCTCTGCGGCGGCAAGCCCCGACCCGACCTCGGCCCGGCGTTCTTCGAGCCGACGATCCTCGAGGGCGTCACGCCGGACATGCTCTGCGGCGTGACCGAGACGTTCGGCCCGGTGGTGGCGCTGCACAAGTACCGCACCGTCGACGAAGCGGTGGCGCTGGCCAACGACACGGACTACGGCCTCAACGCCTCGGTCTGGAGCACCGACGTCACCGCGGCGCGCGCGGTGGCGGCCCGGATCGAGTCCGGCAACGTGAACGTGAACGACATCCTCGCGACCGCGTACGCGGCCAAGGGAACGCCGTCGGGCGGGGTGAAGAACTCCGGCGTCGGCGCCCGGCACGGCGATCAGGGGCTGCTGAAGTACACGGACGTGCAGAACCTGGCCGTGCTGAAGAAGCAGGTGATGGGGCCGCGGCCGGGGCAGGGGTACGAGAAGTACGTCGAGAGCATGCTTTCCGGGCTGAAGCTGATGCGGAAGCTGCGGATCCGGTAGCGCTCAGCCGTCCACGAGCAGCCCCCGCAACGGCCCCTGGAGCCGGGCCGCCCGGCGCGAGGCGCCCGGCAGCAGCACCAGCCGGTGGGTCCGCCGCTCACCCCGGCGTTCCCGCTCGGCCTGCTCCTCGGCCAGCGGCCGCCACAGGTTGTCCACGATGTCCGCCGGGTCCCGGTCTGCCAGCTCCGCCACCGGATGCCCGAGGTGCTCGGCCCACAACCGCAGCCGGGTGGCCCGGACCACCTCCGGGTCGTCGGTCGCGATGTTCACCTCGGTGTCGTTGAACAGCGAATGCTCGTTCAGGTTCGCCGAGCCCACGGTGAGCCACGAGTCGTCCACGATGCCGAGCTTCGCGTGGACGTACACCGGGGCGGCCGAACCGCCGTCGTGGGCGCTGATCGTCGTGGCCAGCAGGCGGTGGTGGCCGTCGTCGGCGTCGAGCAGCCGGCCCAGCTGGCCGCGCGTGGTGTCCGAGCCGTTGCTCGGCTTGCGCGGCAGCAGCAGGACCACGCGGAACGCCTCGTGCGGCGGGTTCAGCAGCTTGTCGAGCAGCA is from Amycolatopsis mediterranei and encodes:
- a CDS encoding GMC family oxidoreductase: MANRAARGDEADYVVVGSGSSGAAIAGRLAQAGASVIVLEAGTSDAQLLIKKPGLVGPMHAVPQLKKPLDWGYYGIPQKHVLDRRMPVPRGRVVGGSSSINGMVYVRGNRANFDSWAAEGNTGWDADSVNAAYKRMEDFEDGENAFRGAGGPIRVTRAKNPQEGSLQFVDATADALGCKILDDYNAESQEGVSRMQQNAADGLRYSASRGYLHHAPPNLQLQSGVLVEKVLIENGRAVGVEVVDGRRRRTIRAGKEVILSAGVIGSAQLLMLSGIGHAEHLKEHGIDVVADLPVGDNMHDHMFHALTFHVTTSKNKGTAPYFARGLARELLRPGTTFLANSVFEAVAFLRTSQAGAIPDLQLHLLPWAYVSPNQDAPIRHDVDKRPALTVLTTLIYPKSRGTLRLASADPAAAPVIDFQYLSDPADLELLGEGSEMVREIFASKAFKGAVKEEIHPGKDLTGQQLRDAILNRATSVYHGVGTCRMGVDELAVVGPDLRVRGVEGLRVCDASIMPSITGGNTNAPCIMIGEMGAQLVLGSRS
- a CDS encoding thymidylate synthase; this translates as MPDTQYEDLLRHVLDTGARKGDRTGTGTRSIFGHQLRYRLSEGFPLITTKKVHFRSIAYELLWFLRGDANVSWLREHGVTIWDEWAAEDGDLGPVYGVQWRSWPTPDGGHVDQIAEVLRTLRENPDSRRIIVSAWNVADIPRMALPPCHAFFQFHVADGKLSCQLYQRSADLFLGVPFNIASYALLTHLIAAQVGLGVGDFIWTGGDCHIYDNHVDQVRTQLAREARPFPTLGLKPADSLFEYTYEHFSVEGYDPHPGIKAPVAV
- a CDS encoding dihydrofolate reductase, giving the protein MIGLVWAQAANGVIGRDGELPWHLPEDLRHFKELTAGAAVVMGRRTWESLPPRFRPLPGRRNLVLSGTPQEGAETFADLPSALAAVPGDRWVIGGAAVYRAALPFADRIVVTEIRESFEGDTYAPEVGRPADSVGEWLESSAGLHYRFLTWG
- a CDS encoding alpha/beta fold hydrolase; the protein is MAVSVLVAATAPAAATTPDPLAPYRGQEVSWGACPFKQKSQPRTPTAQCARITVPRDWAAPSAGTDLQVAISRVTATGSRQGAILVNPGGPGGRGTSLAGALAGLEPAVNEHYDIVGMDPRGTGQEGGTDEGYICRVPLGRLPQDDEELDARDRSATSIALHQRTPRVLAEACQSDALAPFITTWQTAHDMDLIRSLLGDEKLNYLGFSYGTWLGAKYASLFPAQAGKMVLDSSVNFEGRLQAAFEAFPKIDQRQFDRVYAPWLARRFPDQLGKTATEVRAKWERLRAFFKTKGIPPDVFDSVFVGNGSPRQWLTGALVLTKGAAAMDGTAAAPAPAALRSDLDQASRAVFGRPADRLTAADVAADPPEPDYADVPGTRLAVACGDQPTRTASWYKLLSDLQGPAYPLFGWAYGLSEACGFWSDAPQHELPTLSPRAAKNILVVQGEFDPQTGYEQAETAARAAGIPMISVAESPFHGQYAVSGNSCVDDLVNGFYLGRGRPAATICPGVPLPGEHQVFPVPGPAGEPSRPTAPAPRDARSSVRERLQDDISAVNRGR
- a CDS encoding Fur family transcriptional regulator, whose protein sequence is MSDFEAQLRAVSLRVTRPRLAVLAALRDHPHVDTETVIDLVRADHPAVSHQTIYDVLRALTDTGLVRRIQPAGANARYEARVGDNHHHVVCRSCGAIADVDCAVGHTPCLTASDDHGFVIDQAEVVYWGTCPDCAADRPRNDSPLPEGSK
- a CDS encoding succinic semialdehyde dehydrogenase, whose amino-acid sequence is MTLTPLELTRPASVTDAFLEQLVARVPGSSGATWKLTEVYTGDVLVELPQSPPEDIERAFAVAREAQRKWAATPVKERLAVFRRAHALFVEHARTVADLIQVESGKNRRMAIEETCDPPMVMSHYLKRAAKLLAPTKRGGPVPMLTTSTEVRLPKGVVGIIAPWNFPFATGVSDAIPALMAGNAVVLKPDNKTALSPLYGVRLLEQAGLPEGLFQVVCGEGPDVGPTLIDHADYVMFTGSTATGRVIGERAGRNLIGCCLELGGKNPMIVLEDADFAEAVQGAIFGAFGNTGQICMHIERIYLPESRYEEFKTAFVAAASALDVRAAYDFGPDMGSLVSVDHMRRVKSHVDDAVAKGATVLCGGKPRPDLGPAFFEPTILEGVTPDMLCGVTETFGPVVALHKYRTVDEAVALANDTDYGLNASVWSTDVTAARAVAARIESGNVNVNDILATAYAAKGTPSGGVKNSGVGARHGDQGLLKYTDVQNLAVLKKQVMGPRPGQGYEKYVESMLSGLKLMRKLRIR
- the katG gene encoding catalase/peroxidase HPI, encoding MSSTQDTPSSAQGVDKKAAAGCPVAHDSVTSHGSESENPAIDSPTPKTGGRPRTNKDWWPNQLDLSVLHAHSAKGNPLGENFSYAKEFAKLDVEALKRDITDVLTTSQDWWPADFGHYGGLMIRLSWHAAGTYRIHDGRGGAGDGNQRFAPLNSWPDNANLDKARRLLWPVKQKYGQKISWADLLVLAGNVALESMGFKTFGFGFGREDVWEPEEVIWGPEDDWLGDERYVSDSEMAPEVGATEMGLIYVNPEGPRGNADFEAAAHFIRETFARMAMNDEETVALIAGGHTFGKTHGAGVADDHVGPEPEGANLEAQGLGWLSTHGSGKGPDTITSGLEVTWTDKPTEWSNRFFEILFGFEWELTTSPGGGKQYVAKDAPEIIPDPYDPNKKHKPTMLTTDLSLRFDPVYGPISRRFLENPDEFALAFAKAWYKLLHRDMGPVSRFLGPWVAEPQLWQDPVPAVEGDLVGDADIAALKAKVLESGLSTAELVSTAWASAASFRSTDKRGGANGARIRLEPQRSWEVNQPEQLGKVLEILEGIQREFNEAGGAQISLADLIVLAGSAAVEKAARDAGVETTVPFHPGRTDASQEQTDVDAFKVMEPRADGFRNYLRSGEKLQPEVLLVERAYMLDLTAPEMTVLVGGLRSLGTNVGGVAHGVLTDRPGVLSGDFFANLLAPGTRWKAAESGENVYEIRDVATDEVKWTATAVDLIFGSNSQLRALAEVYASEDAREKFVADFVAAWTKVMELDRFDLA
- a CDS encoding LLM class flavin-dependent oxidoreductase; the protein is MKKIGFLSFGHWSASAHSETRSAADFLHQSIDLAVAAEELGVDGAYFRVHHFARQAASPFPLLAAIGARTSKIEIGTGVIDMRYENPLYMIEDAGAADLISGGRLQLGISRGSPEQVIDGWRYFGYAPGEGETDADMARQHTEVFLKLLDGEGFAQPSPRPMFANPPGLLRLEPHSEGLRDRIWWGSGSNATSVWAAKLGMNLQSSTLKDDETGEPLHVQQRKQIEAYREAWTEAGHEREPRVSVSRSIFALTNDQDRAYFGRDRHSRDQVGMIDENTRAIFGRSYAGEPDELVGQLKEDEAIQAADTLLLTVPNQLGVDYNAHVLENILTHVAPELGWR
- a CDS encoding polysaccharide lyase family 7 protein, giving the protein MRVRALLVLLAIPALAAATASPALAADPSVAPGGNFDLSVWQLQEPVGSPGSPTTISSSRLQGPNGFQDSYFYTDTRDGAMTFWAPEKGVTTPNSNYARSELREMNRDGSAANWSLSGSHKLNATLRVVSVTSNVCVGQVHLGTGGSSTKPLLELYYRASGDIVLGTENSPDGGQTSHTVGHVSVGKTWTYTIGISGGNTIDLTVNGSTTHYGIPSSFKAYKQYFKAGSYNQSSSSSTTKGARVAFYGLNVSHS